The window ATTGACAGCTAGTTGCAGATGGGTTGAACTgaagaaatggatgaaaatgtaCCTGTAAAACTTCTTGGCCAATGCGACCGAACACTGTGCTGATAACTCAGCAGCTGTGCGAACTGTGTCAGGAAACATCTCTGTCAGACCCCACAACCTCTCCACCAGGGTTTCGTCAAGCTAGAACACACAAGTAACAACTCACTCACAATTTAGCTAAACTCCATACTGGATGAACTTGCCTGGGCTGCACAGAGTCATGACctcaacacaacagaacacCTTTGGGATGAATGTCAGTAGTGACTGAGAGCCAGGCACGCTCATCCAACCGTAATCTGTGACCTCCCAAAAGTGTTTCATAAATACACCTCAAAACCTTGTGAACAGGCTTCCCAGAAAATTTGAAGTTGCAGCTGCAAAGGGTGTACCGTAATATTGAAccttatgaaataaaaatggggtGTTCATTGTGTTGTTCATATGTGAGTCAAGGCGGGACATTGGCTACTTTTGGCAATATCATGTTTCGATGCCAGAGACATATCGTGACAGACAGAGCTATTAAATACTCGTTTACTAGAGGGTAATTACCGGGACAAGGTTTCGACTCCTTGTAACATTTGTGTTTGCTGGTTAACtgtgtgtttttaattgttgttgttgttttttaatacgGTATGTGCCGTCCCTCACTTTTAGTTGGAAAACGCAGACTTACCGAACAGCCTGGTTCACAAGTAACGCGCTGGCTAGCTTTCCTGCATTCTAATCGCCGTTTTAGCTAGAAACGCTCGGAAATATAAATAGAATCCAATGATTATGGGACAGCACATGATTTAAGGTATCATAAACGGACTATAAACTCACATCATTatcgtcctcgtcgtcgtcaaTTTCGTCCTCAGGGGGTCGGGTAGCCACCGGGCCCGCAGCCGGGGAAAGCTCCTCGATTCCGGCCATGACCACTCTTCTGTCCCGGTGCGAGATATCTCGTCGGTCAAGCAGCGCGCAAGAAAAACTAAAACCGATGTACAATATAAATATGTCTATTacttaataaaaatattttaacaaccGTAACGTACCTCCAAATAAAAATTGCTAATGCTAGCAAGCGTGCATATATGCAGGTCCCAGGTCACCGGTGGAACGTGTGCACATGCGCGAAAGCAGCTCGGGGTCATTGACGTCATTGGCAGAGGTCATTTGGTGCTTTGCCGTGAATCGAGTAGCGTCCTCTAGTGTCTGGATTCTCAATGCAACCACTGATGTTTTGAACTGACCAAAAATAACTTGTTTTTGCTGCTCACTTTCCTTGGGAAACATTGGATGACTATGGATACAGAACATT of the Syngnathoides biaculeatus isolate LvHL_M chromosome 22, ASM1980259v1, whole genome shotgun sequence genome contains:
- the tomm22 gene encoding mitochondrial import receptor subunit TOM22 homolog; translated protein: MAGIEELSPAAGPVATRPPEDEIDDDEDDNDLDETLVERLWGLTEMFPDTVRTAAELSAQCSVALAKKFYSFSRAALWVGTTSFMILVLPVVFETERLQLEQQQLQQQRQILLGPNTGMSGGMPGMMPSGPGKM